In Primulina eburnea isolate SZY01 chromosome 3, ASM2296580v1, whole genome shotgun sequence, one DNA window encodes the following:
- the LOC140827586 gene encoding protein OBERON 3-like: MREEGRIEVSPDEKTEFQEKGVDFLGENRDGGFDEKGKRIGSSGFQELTLSYLCESSKLGLPENDISGNNLLNSLNKLSSGFKGKEIQGLIEGGGSIWVERDFLQLNENTGSSSKKEAENGETVGENREKKAIVESLDLSLALPDVSQFNTGSNRVHNGDFPSRFGPIRSVQSVGPSFNNAQTTYSLSCSYSHPVSHNPSCSLTMNSTENNEYSMGSHQREDDKIWNCGEGTNGSVHSRFRPIGDGTVALSSHGGDGGLDMGNHGGFNKDSRNNSFYQTKSSENFSFYPSELPARPRMDGQSGDSRGRDLENLRDSEDFEIGKERKRSRLERILWEIVSESIPVMAQIIQELTDETLDSTKEYLKNVIANPERKEELISLRKRLEKRADLTKETLSKCQNSQLEILIAIKMGLGSYLNGRNRLPTSELLDIFLLERCQNINCRRLLPVDDCDCKICSTNKGFCSECMCPVCFNFDCANNTCSWVGCDVCSHWCHAACGLQRNIIKPGPSLKGLLGKTEMQLYCLGCDHASEMFGFIKEVFVSCAKDWSVETLIKELDCVRKIFQGSIDRKGKELHFTANEMLSKIGNKALAPSDVCNLMFQFFDYADGLSNSGVSPVPSKTPFYNTNSLSRQHDLRPIDLRENLIIQDEWSVKPMKKGGVDSLENLVMMKEAEARMFQNRANEAQREVESLRQMMRIKTEKMDKEYASQFAKLCLQKTEERKRKKTEELKELENSHYNYYKMKIKMHSEISGLLKRMEATKQQLV; encoded by the exons ATGAGGGAGGAGGGCAGAATTGAGGTGAGCCCAGACGAGAAAACCGAGTTTCAAGAAAAGGGTGTtgattttcttggagaaaatcgcGATGGTGGGTTCGATGAAAAGGGTAAAAGGATTGGGAGTTCTGGGTTTCAGGAGCTGACTCTTAGCTACCTCTGCGAGAGCAGCAAACTGGGGTTACCTGAGAATGATATCTCAGGGAACAATTTGCTTAATTCGTTGAATAAGTTGAGTTCTGGTTTTAAGGGGAAGGAGATTCAGGGTCTGATCGAGGGAGGTGGTAGTATTTGGGTGGAAAGAGATTTTCTTCAGTTGAATGAGAACACAGGTAGTTCCTCAAAAAAGGAGGCCGAAAATGGTGAAACAGTGGGAGAGAATAGGGAGAAAAAGGCTATAGTTGAGTCTTTGGATCTTTCTTTGGCACTCCCTGATGTTTCCCAGTTCAATACTGGGTCTAATCGTGTTCACAATGGGGATTTTCCGTCCCGGTTCGGGCCAATTAGGAGTGTGCAGTCGGTCGGGCCATCATTTAATAATGCGCAGACGACTTACTCGCTTTCATGCTCGTATTCGCACCCTGTGTCGCATAACCCGAGTTGCTCACTCACCATGAACTCGACCGAGAACAATGAGTACTCAATGGGGAGTCATCAGAGGGAGGATGATAAGATTTGGAATTGTGGGGAGGGGACTAATGGGTCGGTGCATAGCCGGTTTAGGCCAATTGGAGATGGGACGGTTGCATTGTCCAGTCATGGAGGTGATGGAGGTTTAGATATGGGGAATCATGGTGGTTTCAATAAGGATTCACGGAATAATAGTTTTTATCAGACAAAAAGCTCggaaaatttttcgttttaccCTTCAGAGTTACCCGCGAGGCCGAGAATGGACGGCCAGTCTGGAGATTCGAGAGGGAGGGATTTAGAGAATTTGAGGGACTCTGAGGATTTTGAGATTGGCAAAGAACGTAAGCGTTCTCGGCTGGAAAGGATACTTTGGGAAATTGTGTCAGAGTCTATTCCTGTCATGGCTCAGATAATTCAGGAGCTTACTGATGAAACACTTGACTCTACTAAAGAATACTTGAAGAATGTCATTGCTAATCCAGAAAGGAAAGAAGAATTAATCAGCCTCCGGAAGAGACTCGAGAAGCGGGCTGATCTTACCAAGGAAACTCTCTCAAAGTGCCAAAATAGCCAGCTTGAAATTCTGATTGCTATAAAGATGGGACTTGGAAGCTATTTGAATGGAAGGAACAGACTTCCGACTTCAGAATTACTGGATATTTTCCTACTCGAAAGGTGCCAAAACATCAATTGCAGGAGACTATTACCCGTAGATGACTGTGACTGCAAGATTTGCTCAACGAACAAAGGATTCTGCAGTGAATGTATGTGTCCTGTATGTTTTAACTTCGACTGCGCCAACAACACTTGCAGTTGGGTTGGCTGCGACGTCTGTTCACACTGGTGCCATGCCGCCTGTGGACTTCAAAGGAACATCATTAAACCTGGACCTAGTTTGAAGGGGCTTTTGGGGAAAACCGAGATGCAACTTTACTGTCTTGGATGTGACCATGCTTCTGAGATGTTCGGATTCATTAAGGAGGTCTTCGTGTCATGTGCCAAGGACTGGAGCGTAGAAACACTGATTAAGGAGCTCGACTGTGTGAGAAAAATCTTTCAGGGAAGCATAGATCGGAAAGGTAAGGAGCTTCATTTCACGGCAAATGAAATGCTTTCGAAAATTGGGAACAAGGCATTAGCTCCTTCAGATGTCTGCAATCTCATGTTCCAGTTTTTTGACT ATGCTGATGGTTTGTCGAACTCGGGCGTTTCTCCAGTTCCTTCGAAGACACCCTTCTACAACACGAACTCCTTAAGTCGACAACATGATCTAAGACCAATTGATCTCCGTGAAAACTTGATCATTCAGGACGAATGGTCGGTCAAGCCTATGAAAAAAGGTGGTGTGGACAGCCTCGAGAATCTGGTAATGATGAAAGAAGCTGAAGCAAGAATGTTCCAGAACCGAGCGAATGAAGCACAAAGAGAGGTGGAGAGTTTGAGACAAATGATGAGGATCAAAACTGAGAAAATGGACAAAGAGTACGCGTCTCAGTTCGCGAAATTATGCTTACAGAAGACGGAGGAAAGGAAGAGGAAGAAAACGGAGGAGCTTAAAGAATTGGAGAATTCGCATTACAATTACTATAAAATGAAGATAAAAATGCATTCTGAGATTTCAGGATTGTTGAAGAGAATGGAAGCTACAAAGCAACAGCTTGTGTAA